A stretch of DNA from Spirosoma endbachense:
TTATTGTTACGCAGGGTCGGGTAAACGAATAGCTTGACCTTCCGGCTAAATAGTGTGGCAAATGACTCTAAAATACCACCTGGCAGAAACTCGTAGTGCCCTTCTTCGAAAATATATTCCAGGTTAGGAATACCGACGACCAGTCCGATTTTCAGGCGTGTTAGCTTTGCCAGATAAGCAACCAGCTTATAATACTCCAGGTAGTTGGAGATCATGACCGTCTGCCCCATAGAACACAAAATATCCACCCGGTCCAGAAAATCCTTCTCGTCTATCCCCTGATCATTGGCTTTCAGGTTGTGAAGCGTCAATTCGGCCATCGAAACGACCCGATTTTCATCGACATCGGGCTCGGCCCTGAACTGCTTCAGGCCATTTTCGATCATATCCATCTGAACATTCGTGACTGGACGCAAGCGTCCACGCATGACCAGAATATTCTTTTTATAAAGCGCTTCGGAGGGCTGTAGTACCTGACCATCAGGACCAAACAGAGCCGCATCGGTAAAGCTATTTTTTACCAGGTGCAGGCTCATCAATCGATTGTCGACATCAGCAAAATCGGGTCCGCTAAACCGAATCATATCAATCTGGATTCGCTCAGGCAAGAGATCGTCCATGAGCGATAAGACCAGTGTTTCGGGCGATTTAGCGTAGTAGTAACACCCATAGATCAGGTTAACGCCTATCACGCCAAGTGCCTGCTGTTGCAGGACATTTTCGTTATCCAGCATCCTGACGTGAATTATCACATCGTTGTAGCCACCCTGTGGTGTTAGCTGAAACCGGCACCCGATCCAGCCGTGGGCGTCGTTGGTTTTTTGATAATTGAGGGCTACTACCGTGTTTGCAAACGCAAAAAACGTGGTATCAGGACCACGTTTTTCTGCTAATCGTTTCTCTAACAGGCTGTATTCTTTGGTAAGCATCTTAACCAGTCGGGATTCAACGACGTAGCGCCCACTTTCTTCGACACCATAAATTGAGTCACTGAACGTCATGTCGTAGGCCGACATTGTTTTGGCGATGGTGCCTGACGAACCACCGGCCTTAAAAAACATGGCCGCTGTTTCCTGCCCCGCTCCAATCTCCGCAAAAGAGCCGTAAATACGGCGGTCAAGGTTGATTCGTAATGCTTTCTGTTTAGTGCCTATATTTTTTTCGTACATGGTATTGGCAGGTTGCTGCTGCTAAAGTTACGGATACAAAGGAACAAAAGCCATGCCCCTTGTATCCACAAACGTCGATTATGAAATTGTTGTTCTGCCACTTAGACATTATTTGCTTTGCCAACGTTTAGTCTAACAAATAAAAAGACAACCGCCTGGGTTGTCTTTTGGGATTAAGCGAGGAAACCTTATTACTTAAGCAATTCTCCGGGCGTTTCTATAAACATATTACCACCTCCGGCCTTACGATCCAGCGATGATGAAATTCCGGTTAAAATCTCAGCCGTTCCAACACCCCGACGGGCAGTTGTTCGTGTTCCTGTGATCTGGTAAATTGCTTCGCCCAGTAAAGGCTCACTTAGAGTACCGAATGCTTTCATACCCAGCGATGGCTCGCTCACTTCAACGGCGGGTACAAAACCAGTGGCATAATCGGAAAAGCCCTGTGCATTCGCCGATTTGAAGGTCAGCGGTTGCATACCCCATTTAATTCGTTTCGTATCGTCGGAGAGCGTAATGGAGCCAACGTTCTTGCCCACGGTAGTTGTACCAATAGTGGTTATAGTCATGAATGGGCGAAGACCATTGATAATCAACTCACTGGCCGAAGCCGTACTGCCTGAGGTAAGGACAAAGACCCGACTCAGATTTGCGCCAATATTGGTAGCTTTGGCCGAAAACTTCTCTGTATTCCAGCCAGCACCGTTTTTCTTATCACGATCGGCGGTGACAGTACTATTCCACTGC
This window harbors:
- a CDS encoding TonB-dependent receptor, coding for MYEKNIGTKQKALRINLDRRIYGSFAEIGAGQETAAMFFKAGGSSGTIAKTMSAYDMTFSDSIYGVEESGRYVVESRLVKMLTKEYSLLEKRLAEKRGPDTTFFAFANTVVALNYQKTNDAHGWIGCRFQLTPQGGYNDVIIHVRMLDNENVLQQQALGVIGVNLIYGCYYYAKSPETLVLSLMDDLLPERIQIDMIRFSGPDFADVDNRLMSLHLVKNSFTDAALFGPDGQVLQPSEALYKKNILVMRGRLRPVTNVQMDMIENGLKQFRAEPDVDENRVVSMAELTLHNLKANDQGIDEKDFLDRVDILCSMGQTVMISNYLEYYKLVAYLAKLTRLKIGLVVGIPNLEYIFEEGHYEFLPGGILESFATLFSRKVKLFVYPTLRNNKIYSCKEFQLPPTLEPLFNYLSRNDKIEDIRDYNEANLHISTDHVLEMIQSGEDGWEEMVPERVAKQIKDNCLFGYPCEVEYVPIGQQVRQQQEEQVTGT